In Rutidosis leptorrhynchoides isolate AG116_Rl617_1_P2 chromosome 2, CSIRO_AGI_Rlap_v1, whole genome shotgun sequence, one genomic interval encodes:
- the LOC139893458 gene encoding uncharacterized protein — MYASKVHLNVSSIEDNKLINGKSFIRFESIIFRRPKEVAAIQNEMQPSTGLVEAIIVEVKNRDKIGGAYLNSDAICCAPELASDGSCKVGEVIIRQDPDNPGWPKRIQTPFEGKNEEAKMMLQTIEINRTGMYYLYFMYCDPQLKGTIMSGRTVWRNPDGYLPGKMTTFMPFYGFMSLAYLILGLVWFLRFLQHWKDVIQLHYHITVVIGLGMCEMALWYYEYANFNVTGSRPVGITLWAVTFSAFKKTFSRLLLLVVSMGYGVVRPTLGGVTLKVLVLGLVYFLASEALELVENLGNVNDFSGKARVFLVLPVALLDSCFILWIFSSLSKTLEKLQLRRSMGKLELYRKFTNALAVSVLVSVAWIGYELYFNASDPLSELWRRAWLIQAFWAVLAYILLVIICILWSPSHNPTRYSYSEVEDIEEEAISLTSSGVKVAGELLERKPAIITDHVFEVIEEDKRE, encoded by the exons ATGTATGCTTCTAAGGTTCATCTCAATGTATCATCTATCGAAGATAATAAACTCATCAATGGCAAATCATTCATTAG GTTTGAGTCTATAATATTTAGAAGACCAAAAGAGGTTGCTGCTATACAGAACGAGATGCAACCGAGTACTGGTTTGGTTGAAGCTATAATTGTTGAAGTGAAAAACAGAGATAAGATTGGAGGTGCATATTTAAACTCTGATGCAATTTGTTGTGCACCTGAACTTGCAAGTGATGGTTCGTGCAAGGTAGGCGAAGTTATTATTCGTCAAGACCCTGATAACCCTGGCTGGCCTAAACGGATTCAAACTCCATTCGAGGGCAAAAATGAAGAAGCAAAGATGATGTTGCAAACCATTGAGATCAATAGAACGGGAATGTATTATCTTTACTTTATGTATTGTGATCCACAACTTAAGGGTACAATTATGAGTGGAAGAACTGTTTGGAGAAATCCAGATGGTTATCTACCGGGGAAGATGACAACGTTTATGCCATTTTATGGATTTATGTCCTTAGCTTACCTTATTCTCGGTCTTGTATGGTTTCTTCGATTTTTGCAACATTGGAAGGATGTAATACAGTTGCATTACCATATCACAGTTGTAATTGGTCTGGGAATGTGTGAGATGGCTCTTTGGTATTATGAGTATGCAAATTTTAATGTTACAGGAAGCAGACCGGTCGGGATTACTCTTTGGGCAGTCACGTTTAGTGCTTTTAAGAAGACGTTTTCTCGTCTTCTTCTTTTAGTTGTATCAATGGGTTATGGTGTTGTGCGACCTACGTTAGGAGGTGTGACTTTGAAAGTGTTGGTTTTGGGTTTGGTATATTTTTTGGCTTCAGAAGCTCTTGAACTTGTTGAAAATCTTGGAAATGTAAATGATTTTTCTGGGAAAGCGCGAGTTTTTTTGGTGCTTCCTGTTGCTTTACTGGATTCATGCTTCATTCTTTGGATCTTTTCATCATTGTCTAAAACTTTAGAAAAGCTTCAG TTACGAAGAAGCATGGGCAAACTTGAACTATATCGAAAGTTCACTAATGCTTTAGCTGTATCTGTCTTGGTTTCTGTTGCTTGGATTGGCTACGAG TTGTACTTTAATGCAAGTGATCCTTTAAGTGAGTTATGGCGACGAGCCTGGCTCATCCAAGCTTTTTGGGCAGTATTGGCATATATACTTCTGGTTATCATATGCATTCTTTGGTCTCCTTCTCATAACCCTACTAG ATATTCATACTCGGAGGTTGAAGATATAGAAGAAGAGGCTATCTCTTTGACCAGCAGTGGAGTTAAAGTGGCGGGAGAGTTACTCGAGAGGAAACCGGCGATTATCACGGATCACGTGTTTGAGGTTATCGAGGAAGACAAACGAGAATGA